The Rana temporaria chromosome 13, aRanTem1.1, whole genome shotgun sequence genome has a window encoding:
- the LOC120920429 gene encoding 40S ribosomal protein S10-like, with amino-acid sequence MLMPKKNRIAIYELLFKEGVMVAKKDVHMPKHPELADKNVPNLHVMKAMQSLKSRGYVKEQFAWRHFYWYLTNEGIQYLRDFLHLPPEIVPATLRRSRPETGRPRPKGLEGELPARLSRGETDRDTYRRSAAPPGSDKKAEAGAGAATEFQFRGGFGRGRGQQPPQ; translated from the coding sequence ATGTTGATGCCCAAGAAAAACCGTATTGCCATCTACGAGCTCCTGTTTAAGGAGGGCGTTATGGTGGCCAAGAAGGACGTGCATATGCCAAAGCATCCAGAGTTAGCAGACAAGAATGTACCTAACCTCCATGTCATGAAGGCTATGCAGTCTTTGAAGTCTCGAGGATATGTGAAGGAGCAGTTTGCTTGGCGTCACTTTTACTGGTACTTGACAAATGAAGGCATCCAGTACTTGCGGGATTTCCTACACCTTCCTCCAGAGATTGTTCCTGCAACTCTAAGAAGGAGTCGTCCTGAGACAGGCAGACCACGACCTAAAGGTCTAGAGGGTGAACTTCCTGCTCGCTTGTCCCGTGGTGAGACAGACAGAGATACCTACAGACGCAGTGCTGCTCCACCTGGTTCTGACAAAAAGGCTGAGGCTGGTGCTGGAGCCGCTACAGAATTCCAGTTTAGAGGAGGATTTGGACGTGGTCGTGGACAGCAGCCCCCCCAGTGA